From the genome of Aspergillus oryzae RIB40 DNA, chromosome 4:
TGGATGAAAGTTGCGCTTTGGGCGACAAGAGCCATTTTTTGAAATCAATATTATGACAAGACACTGCTAAGTACTTCAGGTAGATAGATAGAGGGTGTTTGCCAAACTATTATAGAGCTTATTAGTTCGCATTCGTTAGTGATCGATGGACAGGACATGACAGCAAGGCAGAGGTCGACAGAAGACATTAGCTCTTGATTGCATATTCGCAGCCTTATCAGCGATCATCCTGTACGCATGTTACTATCGTATGATGTGGAGAAGTACCTCAAAATGACGTTTTTGGGGAGGAATGAATTCCATTGTGACGTCGAAGTTCGGTTAAGTATGATATCAAGTATGATGTCACCGCGATTGTCTATTAAAAGTCACGCATTTCCCGGAATCAGCAAATCATCAACACTCAATAATTAATCAAAATGCCTTCCAAAGTAAACATCGACACGTCCCTTAAAGACGAAAAAAATGACATGCTCAACGGCGACGGTCCTAACATCACCGTTGTCGCTAAAGAAGCCCCAATTACCGTGAAACGGATTCCCGCGACTCacatcaacgaagccatAGACAACCCCGGCGTCGCGCGCGCAGATGTCGCAGTATCCATTGAGAAGCCCTCCGGAGACCAAGAATGGGCCAATAAGGTCCGGGGATACGTATGTTCCAACAATGGCAATCATAACATCCAGCGACTTATATATAACGAACTGACATCTCTCATGGATAGACCCCTCTCCAGCAGCACGTCCTATTCTGGGACCGTGACGGTGATGGGATGATTTTCCCATGGGACACCTATATTGGATTTCGTGAACTgggcttcaatatcctctTTTCATTCCTGGCCGTGTTGATCATCAATATTAACTTTTCGTACCCGACTCGACTGGCATATAGCTGGCTCCCAGATCCGTGGTTTCGAGTTTATGTACGGAGCGTACACAAGGCTAAGGTAGGTCTTTCTCAGCTGGATAAAAGCAATCGGCATCGCAGACTAACTGGTCGATTCCAGCACGGCTCGGACAGTGGTACTTATGACCCTGAAGGCCGATTCATCCCGCAGCTTTTCGAGAATCTGTTTGCGAAATGGGACTCGGATAATGATGGAGCG
Proteins encoded in this window:
- a CDS encoding caleosin family protein (predicted protein), which gives rise to MPSKVNIDTSLKDEKNDMLNGDGPNITVVAKEAPITVKRIPATHINEAIDNPGVARADVAVSIEKPSGDQEWANKVRGYTPLQQHVLFWDRDGDGMIFPWDTYIGFRELGFNILFSFLAVLIININFSYPTRLAYSWLPDPWFRVYVRSVHKAKHGSDSGTYDPEGRFIPQLFENLFAKWDSDNDGALTLRELFQLMHGHRCAADPFGWGAALFEWGTTWLLIQKDGKVYKEDLRAVYDGSIFWKIREARKSSPGWTQGFGLGGDGWVRHGRSIRPFAEKIRQVVNGSCKKAHSSLIWWLTRSTRVRTRRHKHLGSTKGLGKLFTFFRRQCLL